A window from Telopea speciosissima isolate NSW1024214 ecotype Mountain lineage chromosome 8, Tspe_v1, whole genome shotgun sequence encodes these proteins:
- the LOC122671149 gene encoding ethylene-overproduction protein 1-like translates to MQHNLFTTIRSLKIVDGCKGTQVYALNPSANAAGIGGCGGGDKLHDHLKASSIRSKSMHNSSINEILLPYGLPVTDFLEPPIEPYLKSVNFVDTLSDVYRRLEGSPPLDKSTVYLEQSSIFRCLSDPKLLRRSLRSARQHAVDVHSKVVLSAWLRFERREDELHGSSSMDCSGRNIECPKATLVSGYYPDSVSDPCLCRWSSPEDADVGISMEQEECSTSDEDGDISFCIVDEEVRCVRYNIASLSRPFMTMLYGSFTESRREKINFTHNEISIKGMQAVEVYSRTRKLDWFPPDIVLELLSFANKFCCEEMKSACDAKLASLVSNLDDALILIDYGLEEMAYLLVASCLQVILRELPKALYNPNVMRLFCGWEARERLAMVGHASFLLYYFLSQVAMENDMKSNTTVMLSERMGECAVLGWQKQLALHQLGCVMLERKEYKDAQKWFEAATEAGHVYSLAGIARTKYKRGHTYSAFKLMNSLISEYKPVGWMYQERSLYCIGKERMMDLQTATELDPTLSFPYKYRAVAMVEEKKIGAAISEINKIIGFKVSPDCIELRAWFNIAIEDYEGALRDIRALLTLDPNYMMYHGQVHGDSVIGLLCQHVQQWSQADCWMQLYDRWSSVDDIGSLAVVHQMLANDPGKSLLRFRQSLLLLRLNCQKAAMCSLRLARNHSSSEHERLVYEGWILYDTGHREEALAKAEESISIQRSFEAFFLKAYALADTSLDTESSSYVVQLLEEALRCPSDGLRKGQALNNLGSVYVDCDKLDLAADCYLNALNIRHTRAHQGLARVYHLKNQRKAAYDEMTKLIEKARNNASAYEKRSEYCDRDMARNDLSTATQLDPLRTYPYRYRAAVLMDDHKEAEAIAELTKAIAFKPDLQLLHLRAAFHDSMGDATSSLQDCEAALCLDPSHTDTLELYNKAQERTTDQQDKK, encoded by the exons ATGCAACACAATCTGTTCACAACGATTCGTAGTTTGAAGATTGTGGATGGTTGCAAGGGTACACAAGTTTATGCCCTAAATCCATCTGCAAATGCCGCCGGAATTGgtggatgtggtggtggagataAGCTTCATGACCATCTTAAAGCAAGCTCTATTCGTAGTAAATCTATGCATAACAGCTCCATAAACGAAATCCTTCTTCCTTATGGGCTTCCTGTGACTGACTTCCTTGAGCCCCCCATTGAACCATATCTCAAATCTGTGAATTTCGTTGACACCCTTTCCGATGTCTATCGTCGCCTTGAGGGTTCTCCTCCTCTTGACAAATCGACAGTCTACCTTGAACAAAGCTCCATTTTTCGTTGTCTGTCGGACCCAAAACTGCTCCGTCGGAGTCTGCGTTCTGCACGTCAACATGCGGTTGACGTTCATTCCAAAGTGGTGCTCTCTGCGTGGCTAAGGTTTGAAAGGAGAGAGGATGAACTCCATGGGTCATCTTCCATGGATTGTAGCGGACGCAATATTGAATGTCCTAAGGCCACTCTGGTTTCTGGGTACTATCCAGATTCGGTCTCTGACCCTTGTTTGTGTCGTTGGAGCTCTCCGGAAGATGCCGATGTCGGAATTTCGATGGAGCAGGAAGAATGTTCGACTTCCGATGAAGATGGGGACATCTCATTCTGCATTGTTGATGAAGAGGTTAGATGTGTTCGATACAACATTGCCTCTCTTTCGAGACCATTCATGACAATGCTTTATGGTAGTTTTACAGAGTCACGGAGAGAGAAGATTAATTTCACACACAATGAGATATCAATAAAGGGAATGCAAGCTGTCGAGGTTTACAGCAGGACAAGGAAATTAGATTGGTTTCCTCCGGATATTGTATTGGAGCTGCTTAGTTTTGCAAACAAGTTCTGTTGTGAGGAAATGAAGTCTGCTTGTGATGCCAAATTGGCATCACTGGTTTCTAATCTTGATGATGCCTTAATATTGATTGATTATGGGTTAGAAGAGATGGCGTATCTTCTGGTTGCTTCTTGCCTGCAGGTCATACTGAGGGAGCTACCAAAGGCTTTGTACAATCCTAATGTGATGAGATTGTTTTGTGGTTGGGAGGCTAGGGAGAGATTGGCCATGGTGGGGCATGCTTCATTTCTGTTGTATTACTTCTTGAGCCAGGTGGCTATGGAGAATGACATGAAATCAAACACAACCGTGATGTTGTCGGAGAGGATGGGAGAATGTGCAGTGTTGGGGTGGCAGAAGCAGCTTGCATTGCACCAACTGGGATGTGTGATGCTTGAGAGAAAAGAGTATAAGGATGCCCAGAAATGGTTTGAGGCAGCCACAGAGGCCGGTCATGTATATTCATTGGCGGGTATTGCAAGGACCAAATACAAACGGGGACACACATATTCAGCATTCAAGTTGATGAACTCCCTCATCTCAGAGTATAAACCAGTTGGATGGATGTACCAAGAGCGATCTTTGTATTGTATTGGGAAAGAGAGAATGATGGATTTGCAAACTGCAACAGAGTTGGACCCTACACTTTCGTTTCCGTACAAGTATAGGGCAGTTGCAAtggtagaagagaagaagattggAGCAGCCATCTCTGAGATCAACAAGATCATCGGGTTCAAGGTCTCCCCTGACTGCATTGAGTTACGTGCTTGGTTCAATATTGCCATTGAGGATTATGAGGGAGCTTTAAGAGACATTAGGGCACTCTTGACTTTGGACCCAAATTACATGATGTATCATGGACAGGTTCATGGGGACTCCGTGATCGGGCTCCTTTGCCAGCATGTTCAACAGTGGAGCCAGGCTGATTGCTGGATGCAACTTTATGACAGATGGTCCTCTGTTGATGATATTGGCTCTCTGGCTGTTGTACACCAGATGCTGGCCAATGACCCTGGGAAAAGCCTTCTACGATTTCGGCAGTCCCTCCTTCTTCTAAG GTTAAATTGCCAAAAGGCTGCAATGTGCAGTTTGCGTTTGGCTAGAAATCATTCTAGTTCTGAGCATGAAAGGCTTGTCTATGAAGGATGGATTTTATACGACACAGGTCATCGTGAAGAAGCATTAGCTAAGGCGGAGGAGTCCATTTCCATTCAAAGATCGTTTGAAGCATTTTTTCTTAAAGCATATGCTTTAGCCGACACTAGCCTAGATACTGAATCGTCATCCTACGTCGTTCAACTTCTAGAGGAAGCTCTTAGATGCCCTTCTGATGGTCTTCGGAAAGGACAA GCATTAAATAATCTAGGGAGTGTCTACGTAGACTGTGATAAGCTGGATCTTGCTGCAGACTGCTACTTGAATGCTCTTAACATAAGGCATACACGAGCACATCAAGGCTTGGCACGTGTTTATCATCTCAAGAACCAAAGAAAGGCTGCCTATGATGAGATGACAAAACTGATAGAGAAGGCTCGAAACAATGCATCAGCATATGAGAAACGTTCAGAATACTGTGACCGTGACATGGCAAGGAATGATCTCAGTACAGCAACACAATTAGACCCCCTGCGGACTTACCCCTACAGATATAGGGCAGCAG TGCTGATGGATGACCACAAAGAAGCTGAAGCCATTGCGGAGCTTACAAAGGCCATAGCTTTCAAGCCAGATCTGCAGCTTCTTCATCTTCGAGCTGCATTTCATGATTCGATGGGTGACGCTACATCCTCTTTGCAAGACTGTGAGGCAGCTCTCTGCCTTGATCCCAGCCACACAGACACGCTCGAACTCTATAATAAAGCGCAGGAACGAACTACTGATCAACAGGATAAAAAGTGA